Part of the Streptomyces antimycoticus genome, TCGCGCCCATCAGGGTGCCGTCCGCCTACGACACCGGAAGTCATCTTCCGGCCCTGCCCTCAGCGCTTCCCGCGCTGCCGGCCGCGCCCTCGCCGCAGCCCATGTACCAGGGCTACCAGCAGCAGCCGCAGCCCACCGGGCTGCAGCAGGCGCACGCGCCCTACATCCCGCCGCAGCCGACCGGCCCGCGGGGCTACCCGGGCGCTCAGCAGCCGCAGATGCAGCGCCCCGGCCCGGCCGCGCCGATGGGGTACGAGGCGATGCGTCCGGCCATGACGCGTCCGGCCGCGCCGCGTCCGGCGGCCCCCGCGCCGTCTCCCTACGACGACCCGTACGGGCGTCAGCAGTACCCGGGCGGCCGGTCGCCGCAGCCTGGAGGCGGCTACTGACACGTGTCGGGAGGTGATGCGACCGGGCCGGTGCCCGGTCGCGGGAAGGATCGGGCCGGATGGGGAATCCCCGTCCGGCCCCTGACTTTTTTGCGGACCGTCCGGCCCCTGGATTTGCGGAGGCCGGGACGGTGCCGACTCTCGAGGGGGCCGTTCGGCCCCTCCCCCGCGGTGGAACGCCTCGCGATGCTGGACCGAGCAATTCCGCGAGCCATCTCCATCACGGGGGCGGACCGGGCTCTCACTCCACTGCGGTGAAGGGCGACTCGACCGGCCCGCCTCGTTCGGTGTGGGGCGCGGGGCCGGCAGGGGAGCCGGTCCCGCGCCCCATGCGAAACGCGCGCCGGGCCCACCGTAAGGACGTCACCAAGCCCACCGTAAGGACGTCATCGGCTCCAGGCCGTACCGCGCACGGGCTCACCGACCCGTTTCGCGCTCCTTGATCCGCTCGGCGATCACCGCGGCCTGAATGCGCCGCCCCACGCCCAGCTTGGACAGGATCGAGGAGATGCGGTTCTTGACGGTCTTCTCGGCCAGGAACAGCCGCTCGGCGATCTGCCGGTTGGTCAGCCCGTCGCCGATGAGCTGGAGGATCTCCCGCTCCCGCGGTGACAGGTTCTCCAGTTCCACGGGCCCGCTGGGCGCGGGGCCGCGCAGCCGGGCCATCACCCGGGCGGTGGCGCCGGGGTCGAGCATGGAGCGGCCGTCGGCCACCGTACGCACCGCCGACACCAGGTCGGACCCGTTGATCTGCTTGAGCACATAGCCCGCGGCCCCGGCCATGATGGCGTCGAACAGCGCCTCGTCGTCGTCGAAGGACGTCAGCATCAGACACGCGAGATCGGGGAGCCGGGCCCGCAACTCCCGGCAGACCTCGATCCCTTCGTGGTCCCCGCCGTCGCCCGAGGAGCCGAGCCGTACGTCGAGCACCGCGACCCGTGGCCGTACGGCGGGGGCGCGGGCGATGGCCTCGCGGGCGTTGGCCGCCTCGCCGACCACCTCCAGATCGGACTCGGCGTCGAGCAGGTCACGCAGTCCGCGCCGCACCACCTCGTGGTCGTCGAGCAGAAAAACCCTGATGGGGCCGTCGGGGTCGGCGGTCTGGGGCACGGCCTCTCCTCCATGGCGCACGGGTCGCCGGTCGCGATCCGGCTGCCCAGCTTTACGTTCTGCCGCGGGGCGGCGTAAGGGGCCATTCGGCCCCCGGGCCGCTCTCCGCGCCCTCCGGTCCGATCATGGCGAGATCCCGCCCGCGTACGGCCCGTACAGATCCAGCAGCCGGGTGCGGGCGCTTTGCAGCCGGCCCCCGATCACCTGGGCGCAGGCCAGCGCGAGGGCATAGCCCAGCTCCGGGTCCTCGTCGCACAGCCGGCGCACCGCCTCCGCGTTGAATTCGTGCGCGCGCACCGGGCTGAGCGCCTCCGCGCCCAGATGCCAGGTGTCCGGCGGGAAGAGCCAGGACCAGCCGATGAGCTCTCCGGGGCCGAGGGTCTCGATCACCGCGGGCCGACGCCCCGGAACATGCAGATCGAGGGTGACCGCCCCGGTGCGGATGATCCAGAAACGGTCGGCCTTACGGCCCTCCTCGAAGATGCGGCAGCCCGCGGGGAAGGACACATCGTGGGCAAGCGCCATCACCCGTTCACGATGCTCGGTCTTCAGTGCGCTCAGAAGTCCCATCATGACCTCACCTTGCCGTCTCCTCTCCCCCTCGCCCCTCGGCCGTCACTGTGCGTACGAACTGTGCGTACGAGAGGCAGCGATCCAAAGCGATACACCGACGATCGGGTATCGCTTCACCCTTACCCATTTCCGGTCACGTTTCCGATATGACACGTCATTCGTGGTCGTGATGACCGATGAGACCCCACTCCCCGTACCCTCGGCTGCTTCACCGACCCTGCGATGTCGCTCGTACTCGTCACCAAACGGGAGGCACTGGTGCTAGCCGACCCTCGTCGGTCCGCCGATCGAGCCGGAGAACACCTGCTCCACCGCCATTTCACCGCCGACGAGCTGCCCCGGCTGCGGGTGCAGATCGAGGAGTGCGCGGCCTGGGCCGGGCTCAGCGAGGCCCGCCGCGGGGACTTCGTGCTGGCCGTCGACGAGATCGCCAACAACGCCATCGAGCATGCGGGCGGCACCGGCTCCCTGCTGCTGCGGCGGATCGGCGACGAGTTGGAGTGCCGGATCAGCGACTCCGGCCCCGGCTTCTCCGAGGACGTCATCCCCCGGATCCTGCCGGGGCTGGACGGCGCCACCAGCGGCCGCGGACTGTGGCTGACCCAGCTGGTCACCGACCGGCTGGTGATCAGCGCGGGGGCGGTGGGGGCCGTGGTGACGCTGGCCATGCGGCTGCGCTGAGTGAGCCGCCGGACTCCCTCGGCGACGGCTTCGGCGGGACAATGGGAGGGGACACACTCATGTGCCGGCAGGAGAGGCGGTGGGCACGGTGGAGCTTCCCGTGGTCGTCGGGGTCGACGGTTCGGACGCCGCCTCGGACGCACTGGACTGGGCGGCCGAGCTGGCCGGGCGCCGCGGGCTGCCGCTGCGCGTCGTCCACGCCTCCCTGTGGGAGCGGTACGAGGGCTACGTCGCCGGAACGGCCGCCGACCGCCCCGCCGAGCGGCTCCACAGCGAGGCGGTGCTGGCCACCGCGGCCGAGCGGGCCGGGCGGCGGGTGCCGGCCCTGAAGGTGATGACCGACCTGGCGGCCGACGACGCGGTCACCGCCCTGCTGCGCGCCGGGCAGAGCGCCGAGGCGCTGGTGGTCGGCTCGCGCGGCCGCGGCGAGTTCGCCTCCCTGCTGCTCGGTTCGGTCGGGCTGGGCATCGCGGCCCGCGCCCAGTGCCCGGTGGTCGTGGTGCGCGGCCGCCCGGAGAACGTGCACGGCGGGATGAACCGGGTGGTGGTGGGGATCGCCGAGCGCGAGCACCCGAGCGAGCGGGAGCCCGCGCCACCCTCGGCCGCCGTCGCGTTCGCCCTGCGCGAGGCGCGGCTGCGCGGCGGCGAGCTGGAGGCGGTGCACGCATGGCGCTGCGCGGGCCCCGAGGACCACGGAGCGCGCGAGAACCATGGAGCACACGAGGACCACACGGCACGCGAGAACCACAGAGCACCCCAGGGCCACAGGGCACGTGAGAACCACGGAGCGCGCGAGGACCACGCACGGCGCGCCGCCGAGCTGCTGGACGAGACGCTGGGCGGCGCCACGGCGGCCGGGCTGCCGCCGGTGCCGGTGGCGCACCGCCCGGTCGAGGGCTCGGCGCGCAAGGCGCTGCTGGACGCCTCCGCCCACGCCGATCTGCTGGTGGTGGGGGCCCGGCGGCGGCAGGGGCACTTCGGCATGCAGCTGGGGCTTGTCAACCACGCCGTACTGCATCACGCCAAGTGCCCGGTCGCCGTGGTGCCGGTTTCCTAGGCTCCCGTACCTCAGCGGCCCCTGACCCTGGCCGAGTTCCTTCTATCGCCGCCACCATCGACCCCTGCCCCGGCTACCCTGCTGGTGAGGGGCTCATGGGGGGATGGTGGCCAGGTGTCGGGCAGTGCGGATCAGGGGCGCCATCCGGCCCTTCCCCAACTCCGGCTCGACCAGCTTCTCGATGAGCTCCAGGCGCGGCTGGACGCCGCCCGGTCCACCCAGGACCGGATGCACAACCTCCTGGAGGCCGTGCTCAGCGTGGGCCGCGAGCTGGACCTGGAGCAGGTGCTGCGCCGGATCGTGGAGTCCGCGGTGGTGCTGGCCGACGCGGAGTACGGCGCGCTGGGCGTGATCGACCGGCATCGGCTCTCGCAGTTCCTGCCGGTGGGCATATCCGAGGAACGAGCCCACCGCATCGGCCCGTTACCCAGCGGTCACGGACTGCTCGGCGAGCTGATCCGCCACCCCCAGTCGCTGCGGCTCACCGATCTGTCGGAGCATCCGGCGAGCTACGGCTTCCCCGAGCACCATCCGCCGATGCGCTCCTTCCTGGGCGTGCCGATCCGGGTCCGTGACGAGGTCTTCGGGAATCTCTATCTGACCGAGAAGCGCGGCGGCGCCCAGTTCGACGCCGATGACGAGGCGGTGCTGACCACCCTGTCGGTCGCCGCCGGGGTGGCCATCGACAACGCCCGGCTGTACCACGAGAGCCGGCGCCGCGAGCAGTGGCTGGAGGCGCTCGGCGTCATCACCCGTACGCTGCTGGCGGGCACCGCGGCGGGCGAGGCGCTGAGCCTGATCGCCCGGCTCGCCCTGCAGGTGGCCCTCGCCGACTCGGCGGCGATCCTGCTGCCGGCCGCGGGCACCGACTCCCTGGTGGTCGAGGTGGCCGAGGGGCATGACGCGGAGGCCATCGGCGGGCTCATGGTGCCATCCGCCGGCTCGCTGGCCGGGCTCGCCGCCCGCACCGGACGCCCCGCGGTCGCCTCGGACGTACGGGTGGACTCCCGGGCCCGGTCCTGGCCGCTGCCCGCTCCGGAGAGCGAGTTCGGCCCGGTGGTGGCCGTGCCGCTGGTCGCGGGCGCGCGGGCCTCCGGTGCGCTGCGGCTGTGCCGGCTCGCCGGACGGCAGCCCTTCGACGACCATGAGGTGGAGCTGCTCTCGGGGTTCGCGGCGCAGGCGGCGCTCGCCCTGGAACTGGCCCGGCACCGCGCCGAGTCCGAGCATATGGCGCTGCTCCAGGACCGTGACCGGATCGCCCGGGACCTCCATGATCTGGCCATTCAGCGGCTCTTCGCGACCGGTCTCACCCTGCAGAGCGCGGGTCGGCTGATCGAACGCCCGGAGGCGGCCGAGCGGGTGGGGCGGGCCGTGGACGACCTGGACGAGACCATCAAGATCATCCGTTCCACCATCTTCGCCCTGCGCACGGTCGGGGACGACGGCGGCGAACCCGCCACGCTGCGGCGCCGGCTGGTCAAGGCCGTCCGGTCGGCCTCCGACACCCTGGGCTTCGCACCGTCGCTGCTGATGGACGGCCCGGTGGACACCGATGTGCCGGACACGACGGGCGACCATGTGCTGGCGGTGCTCGCCGAGGCACTCAGCAACACCGTGCGGCACGCCCATGCCCAGCGGGTGGAGGTGCGGCTGACCGTCGGCGCCGACATCACCTTGGTGGTCGCGGACAACGGGGTGGGCATCGGGGGCGCCGCCCCCAGCGGAGGGCTGGTCAACATGCGGTCAAGGGCCGAACTCCTGGGCGGCACACTGGACATCGAGGCGCCCGAGGCGGGCGGCACCCGGCTGGTCTGGTGCGTCCCTCTGAACCGCAGACGGCCCGCCGGAACGGCGAAAGGGCTGACCCCGTGATATTGCTCTCTCTTCACCGAATTCGCGCATATCCGGCCCGCCATGCGGTACCCACGGATGGGGAAGGGGGTATGTGATCCATGCGAATGATCTGGGGGCTGTGGCGCTGGCGGCGTAATCCGCTGCGCCGTAAGACGGACATCGTGGAGGCGTGCGCGGCAATGATCGCCGCGGCGCTCATCCTGCTCGTCGCCCCCGCCGCCGGCTGGGCATCGGGGTCCATGGCACACGGGGCGCTGGTGAGGGCCGCGCACGAACAGCGGGCCGAGCGCCATCCGCTCTCGGCCACCGTGCTGAAGGTGCTGCCGCATCCACCCATCGACTCCGATCCCGAGACCGCTTCCGCGAGAGACGCGCACCGCCGCGTCCTCGCCCGCTGGACGGGGCCGGACGGCAGCAGACACCAGGGCACGCTGGGGGCCCACCCCGGTGCCGACCCCGGTGAGCGGTTCCGGATCTGGACCGACGACCACGGCCGCCCGGTGGGCCGCCCGCTGGACGCCGCGACGGCCACCACCCACGCCGTGCTGGCGGGGATCGGCGCGGCCGGGGCGACGGCGGTCCTGGTGGACGGCGCCCGGCGGCTGGTCGTATGGCGGCTCATGCGCCGGCGCTACGCACAGTGGGACCTCGCCTGGGAGCGAGCCGGTCAGGACTGGGGCCGGGCGGACGCCGACAGCTAGCCCCTGCGAGTTGACCGTGCACGGGCGGGAGTTGTCATATGAACGCCAACTCCGCCCGTGGTCCACAGGCAGGTCATCTCTTGGTGCCGTGCGCACGCTACGGTGGGGCATTCCATATGCGCAGCGGCAGTCGGCAGCGGCGGTCAGGCGCGCACACCGGCAACGCACGAGGTGGGGGCACAGCAGCACCATGGCACAGGGCTCGGTCGTCCAGGTGACGCACAGCGGAACGTCGCGGTGGCGGCGCCGCACCGGAGAGTACGCCTCCCTCACGGCGGCCCTGGAGGCCGCCGGGGACGGTGATGTGCTCTCCATCTCGCCCGGCACCTACCGCGAGAATGTGGTGGTGGGCCGGGCCGTCACACTGCGCGGCCCCGAGGGCTCGGCACGCGGTTCGGTGCGCATCGCGCCGGTGGACGGAGTGGCGCTGACCATACGTGCCTCCGCCGTGGTCCAGGATCTGCATGTCGAGGGCCAGGACTCGGCCGCCCCCGCGCTGCTGATCGAGGACGCCACCCCGGAGGTGTCGGACGTACGGGTCGCCACGCGCTCGGCGGTCGGCATCGAGGTGCGCGGCGGCGCCCGTCCCACCGTGCGGCGCTGCACCGTGGACAACCCCGCGGGCGTCGGGCTCAGCGTGCTGGACGGCGCGGGCGGGGTGTTCGAGGAGTGCGAGGTGGTGGCCGCCGGGCAGTCCGGAGTGGCGGTGCGCGGCGGCGCCCGCCCGCGCCTGGAGCGCTGCCGGGTCCACCACGCGTCCGGGGCGGGCTTCTCGCTGACCGGCGAGGGCTCCTCGCTGGAGGCCGTCGGCTGCGAAGTGTACGAGATCAGGGGCGCCGGAGTGCAGGTCTCCGGGCGCGCGACCGGGCATCTCACCGACTGCCGGGTGCACCGTACGACGTCCGACGGGGTCAACCTGGACACGGACGCGGTGCTCACGCTCGCCGACTGCGAGATCCATGACATCCCGGAGAACGCGATCGACCTGAGGTCGCGTTCGGTGCTGACGCTGACCCGCTCCACGGTGCGCCGGTTCGGGCGCAACGGCCTGTCGGTGTGGGACCCGGGCACCCGGGTGGACGCCAACCAGTGCGAGCTGCACGAGAGCACCGGCGACTATCCGGCGGTGTGGGTGAGCGACGGGGCGACCGCCGTGCTCGACTCGTGCCGGGTGCGCGAGGTGCCGGACGCGCTGTTCGTGCTGGACCGCGGGTCGCGGGTCGACGTGGTCGACAGCGATCTGTCGCAGGTGCGCTCCACCGCGGTCTCGGTCAGCGACGGGGCCATCGTCCAGCTGGACGACTGCCGCATCCGGGAGGCGGCCACCGGGGCGTGGTTCCGCGACCACGGCAGCGGCGGCACGCTCGCCAACTGCACGATAGACGGGGCCGCCACCGGAGTGATCGTGACCAAGGGCGCCGATCCGACGGTCGAGCGCACCACGGTCTCCGGGCCGACGGAGGCCGGGTTCTATGTGTCCGCCGAGGGCCGCGGCACGTTCACGGGTTGCCGGGTGACCGGCAGCGGGGGCTACGGCTTCCACATCATCGACGGCTGCCGCACCACCTTGACCCGGTGCCGCACGGAGCGGTGTGCGCGCGGCGGGTACGAGTTCTCCGAGGCGGGGCCGCTCGTCGAGGACTGCACCAGCGACGAGAGCGCCACCACGGCGCTGGGCTCCCCGACCACGCCCGGCCAGCCCCCGCTCACCGCGCCCGCCGTGGAGACCGCCGCCTCGACGGGCGGGCTGCTGGGCGGCGTCCCGTCGCAGCGGTCCGTCCAGACCTCCGCGCCCGCCATCGAGCCCCCGCTCTCCGTCCGCCCGTCCTCAGCGGTGCTGGGCGAACTCGACACACTGGTCGGGCTGGAGAGCGTCAAGCGCGAGGTGCGCGCTCTCACCGACATGATCGAGGTGGGCCGGCGGCGCCAGGAGGCCGGGCTCAAGGCCGCCTCCGTCCGCCGCCATCTGGTCTTCACCGGCTCCCCGGGCACCGGCAAGACGACGGTCGCCCGGCTCTACGGGGAGATCCTGGCCTCCCTGGGGGTGCTGGAGCGCGGCCATCTGGTGGAGGTCTCCCGGGTGGACCTGGTGGGTGAGCACATCGGCTCCACGGCCATACGCACCCAGGAGGCGTTCGACCGGGCGCGCGGCGGGGTGCTGTTCATCGACGAGGCGTACGCCCTCTCGCCGGAGGACTCCGGCCGGGACTTCGGCCGGGAGGCGATAGACACCCTGGTCAAGCTGATGGAGGACCACCGGGAGGCGGTCGTGGTCATCGTCGCGGGGTACACCGCCGAGATGGAGCGCTTTCTGTCGGTCAACCCCGGTGTGGCCTCCCGCTTCTCGCGCACCATCACCTTCGGCGACTACGCCCCGGAGGAGCTGCTGCGGATCGTGGAGCAGCAGGCCGAGGAGCATGAGTACCGGATCGGCGAGGGGGCGGCGGAGGCGCTGCTGAAGTACTTCACGGCGCTTCCCAAGGGCCCGGCGTTCGGCAACGGGCGCACCGCCCGGCAGACCTTCGAGGCGATGGTGGAGCGGCATGCGGGCCGGGTCGCCCAGCTGAGCGACCCGACCACGGACGACCTCACGCTGCTCTATCCCGAGGACCTGCCGGAGCTCATCTGACCGGCGGCCCCCTCCTGCGGAGGCGGCGGCGACTGCTCCGGGAGCCGGGCCAGCAGCCCGGCCCGCTCCCGGTCGAAGACGGGGTCGGCCTGGTAGTCCCCATGCCCCAGGATCGGCGCGGGCAGCGGGTGTTCGGGCGTACGGCCGTAGACCAGCGGGTCCTTGAGCGCGCCGCAGTCGACCTCGGGCCCGCTGCCGTCGGACAGCCGGATGGGGCCGCCGATCGGGTCGGTGTAGCGCCACAGATTGCGCCAGCAGCGCACCTCGCCGTGGAGCGAGAGCAGCTGGGTAGGCCCGAAGTAGGCGGGGAACCAGCGCCCGTACAGCCGCTCCAGCGGTGAGCCGTAGGTGAGCAGCGCGACCTGGCCGCGGGTGCGGTGGTCCAGCTGCCAGACCGCAGCGGCGGCCAGCACACTGCCCTGGGAGTGGCCGGAGATGACCAGTCGGCCGCCGTGCCGGCGGGTCCAGGTCTCCATCCGCCAGGTCAGATCGGGCACCGCCCGCTCGGCGTAGCACGGGGGTGCGAAGGGGTGGGCGGCGCGCGGCCAGAAGGTGCCCACGTCCCACAGGATGCCGATGGTGCGGCGGGCGGCGGGGCTGCGGTAGGCGCGGCGGGCCCAGGTGACCAGCATCAGGAAGGCCAGCCCCATCAGCCAGGAGCCCAGCGCCTGGGCGGTCTGGGCGGCGGCGTCCACGGCCCCGGGCGCGTCGTCGGCGGCCCGCCCCGGCACCTGGTCCGTGACCCAGGCCCCGGTGACGGCGGCGGCGCCGAACAGCAGGGTCAGCAGCGCGACGGGGCCGACGATCCACGGGGCGGAGTCGGTGA contains:
- a CDS encoding DUF6643 family protein encodes the protein MTSPRSTYGGGYYSSPSFPDTPIYDSLVAERGTPQIAPIRVPSAYDTGSHLPALPSALPALPAAPSPQPMYQGYQQQPQPTGLQQAHAPYIPPQPTGPRGYPGAQQPQMQRPGPAAPMGYEAMRPAMTRPAAPRPAAPAPSPYDDPYGRQQYPGGRSPQPGGGY
- a CDS encoding response regulator, translating into MPQTADPDGPIRVFLLDDHEVVRRGLRDLLDAESDLEVVGEAANAREAIARAPAVRPRVAVLDVRLGSSGDGGDHEGIEVCRELRARLPDLACLMLTSFDDDEALFDAIMAGAAGYVLKQINGSDLVSAVRTVADGRSMLDPGATARVMARLRGPAPSGPVELENLSPREREILQLIGDGLTNRQIAERLFLAEKTVKNRISSILSKLGVGRRIQAAVIAERIKERETGR
- a CDS encoding cyclic nucleotide-binding domain-containing protein, with the translated sequence MMGLLSALKTEHRERVMALAHDVSFPAGCRIFEEGRKADRFWIIRTGAVTLDLHVPGRRPAVIETLGPGELIGWSWLFPPDTWHLGAEALSPVRAHEFNAEAVRRLCDEDPELGYALALACAQVIGGRLQSARTRLLDLYGPYAGGISP
- a CDS encoding ATP-binding protein yields the protein MSLVLVTKREALVLADPRRSADRAGEHLLHRHFTADELPRLRVQIEECAAWAGLSEARRGDFVLAVDEIANNAIEHAGGTGSLLLRRIGDELECRISDSGPGFSEDVIPRILPGLDGATSGRGLWLTQLVTDRLVISAGAVGAVVTLAMRLR
- a CDS encoding universal stress protein: MGTVELPVVVGVDGSDAASDALDWAAELAGRRGLPLRVVHASLWERYEGYVAGTAADRPAERLHSEAVLATAAERAGRRVPALKVMTDLAADDAVTALLRAGQSAEALVVGSRGRGEFASLLLGSVGLGIAARAQCPVVVVRGRPENVHGGMNRVVVGIAEREHPSEREPAPPSAAVAFALREARLRGGELEAVHAWRCAGPEDHGARENHGAHEDHTARENHRAPQGHRARENHGAREDHARRAAELLDETLGGATAAGLPPVPVAHRPVEGSARKALLDASAHADLLVVGARRRQGHFGMQLGLVNHAVLHHAKCPVAVVPVS
- a CDS encoding GAF domain-containing sensor histidine kinase yields the protein MSGSADQGRHPALPQLRLDQLLDELQARLDAARSTQDRMHNLLEAVLSVGRELDLEQVLRRIVESAVVLADAEYGALGVIDRHRLSQFLPVGISEERAHRIGPLPSGHGLLGELIRHPQSLRLTDLSEHPASYGFPEHHPPMRSFLGVPIRVRDEVFGNLYLTEKRGGAQFDADDEAVLTTLSVAAGVAIDNARLYHESRRREQWLEALGVITRTLLAGTAAGEALSLIARLALQVALADSAAILLPAAGTDSLVVEVAEGHDAEAIGGLMVPSAGSLAGLAARTGRPAVASDVRVDSRARSWPLPAPESEFGPVVAVPLVAGARASGALRLCRLAGRQPFDDHEVELLSGFAAQAALALELARHRAESEHMALLQDRDRIARDLHDLAIQRLFATGLTLQSAGRLIERPEAAERVGRAVDDLDETIKIIRSTIFALRTVGDDGGEPATLRRRLVKAVRSASDTLGFAPSLLMDGPVDTDVPDTTGDHVLAVLAEALSNTVRHAHAQRVEVRLTVGADITLVVADNGVGIGGAAPSGGLVNMRSRAELLGGTLDIEAPEAGGTRLVWCVPLNRRRPAGTAKGLTP
- a CDS encoding Rv1733c family protein, encoding MRMIWGLWRWRRNPLRRKTDIVEACAAMIAAALILLVAPAAGWASGSMAHGALVRAAHEQRAERHPLSATVLKVLPHPPIDSDPETASARDAHRRVLARWTGPDGSRHQGTLGAHPGADPGERFRIWTDDHGRPVGRPLDAATATTHAVLAGIGAAGATAVLVDGARRLVVWRLMRRRYAQWDLAWERAGQDWGRADADS
- a CDS encoding right-handed parallel beta-helix repeat-containing protein — translated: MAQGSVVQVTHSGTSRWRRRTGEYASLTAALEAAGDGDVLSISPGTYRENVVVGRAVTLRGPEGSARGSVRIAPVDGVALTIRASAVVQDLHVEGQDSAAPALLIEDATPEVSDVRVATRSAVGIEVRGGARPTVRRCTVDNPAGVGLSVLDGAGGVFEECEVVAAGQSGVAVRGGARPRLERCRVHHASGAGFSLTGEGSSLEAVGCEVYEIRGAGVQVSGRATGHLTDCRVHRTTSDGVNLDTDAVLTLADCEIHDIPENAIDLRSRSVLTLTRSTVRRFGRNGLSVWDPGTRVDANQCELHESTGDYPAVWVSDGATAVLDSCRVREVPDALFVLDRGSRVDVVDSDLSQVRSTAVSVSDGAIVQLDDCRIREAATGAWFRDHGSGGTLANCTIDGAATGVIVTKGADPTVERTTVSGPTEAGFYVSAEGRGTFTGCRVTGSGGYGFHIIDGCRTTLTRCRTERCARGGYEFSEAGPLVEDCTSDESATTALGSPTTPGQPPLTAPAVETAASTGGLLGGVPSQRSVQTSAPAIEPPLSVRPSSAVLGELDTLVGLESVKREVRALTDMIEVGRRRQEAGLKAASVRRHLVFTGSPGTGKTTVARLYGEILASLGVLERGHLVEVSRVDLVGEHIGSTAIRTQEAFDRARGGVLFIDEAYALSPEDSGRDFGREAIDTLVKLMEDHREAVVVIVAGYTAEMERFLSVNPGVASRFSRTITFGDYAPEELLRIVEQQAEEHEYRIGEGAAEALLKYFTALPKGPAFGNGRTARQTFEAMVERHAGRVAQLSDPTTDDLTLLYPEDLPELI